The following nucleotide sequence is from Deltaproteobacteria bacterium.
GAAAGACGTGCCCTCCGGTCCCTCCCCCGGCTATGACGAGTCTAAAGGGCGCCTTCATGCGTCGACCGCCTCACCGGCCCGGACGGCTTCCATGAAAACGCATCCCCTTTCCTCGAAGTTCGAGAAGAGGTCGAAGCTTGCGCAGGCCGGGGCAAGCAGGATCACGTCTCCGGGCCGTGCATAGCCCTCTGCCATCCGGACGGCGGCGTGCATGACGGCCCGACCGGATGTCTCTCCCTGGATACGGGATATGGGCACATGTCCGTCAAAGACCCGGTGGATGGACTCTGCCTCCTCCCCGAAGGCGACCACGGCCCGAAGGCGCCCCAGTCCCTTTTCGAGGAGCGGGGTATAGTCCTCCCCTTTGCCCCGTCCGCCCGCAATGAGCACGATGGGCCGGTCGATGGCGTCCAGGGCACGAAGAACGGATGCCACGTTCGTGGCCTTTGAGTCGTTGTAATAGCTGATCCCGTCCCTTGTGAGGACGAATTCGAGACGGTGTGCCGGGGCATGGAAGGCACCGATGGTCTGCTGGATGTCTTTGGGGCGTGCGCCTGCAAGACGGGCAAGCAAGATGGCTGCTGCGAGATTTTCCCTGTTGTGGCGGCCAGGAAGGGACCATCTTTCAAGGGGGTATTCCTCGGTTGCGCCGTCCGGCCACCGGACAACGATCCGCTCCTGCCAGATGGCGGCGCCCGCATCCAGGCCCGCGCCGTGGCCAAAGGTGAGGATGCAGCCCGGCGACTTCAGGATCCAGGGGGCGAGCTGGGGATCGTCTCGGTTCAGGATCCGGCATCCATCCTGCCCGGCGAGATCGAGGATCCTGGCCTTGCTCCGCCCATAGGAGTCCAGATCGGGGTAGCGGTCCAGATGGTCCGGGGCGAGATTGAGCCAGGCTACCCCGCGCACGGGCGGGATCAATGCCCCGTCCGGAATCGCATCCAGCTGGAAGCTGCTGACCTCGAGGACTGCGACCGTCTTTTCGGTGTGCCCGTCAAGAAAGCAGGAAAGCGGGGTGCCGATGTTTCCGGCTACCCGGTGGTCTATACCCGCGGCCTCGAGCATGGCGCCCGTGAGTGCCGTGGTAGTGGTCTTGCCGTTCGTCCCTGTGAGGGCGAGGATCGGGCCCTTCCAGTGGGAGATGGCGAGATCCAGTTCTCCGCGTACCGGTATCCCCCGGAGCCGCGCCTCACTGATTGCGGGTATCGTTAAGGGGATGCCTGGGCTTACGACCACGAGGTCGGATCGAATGGCGGTCTCCACGCGGTTTGCCCCAGCCTCGATCCCGATCCCGTTCTCCTTGCAGAACGAGATGAACGTGAAGGGCCATGCATCGAGGGGATGCAGATCGCTCACCGTGACATGGGCGCCCTGAGAGTGGAGCCAGCGGGCTGCGGCCTGTCCAGACCTCCCGGCCCCGAGCACCAGGACCTTCTTGCCGTCAGGTGTATGGACTTCGGGTTTTGGCAGCATGGTCATCTGAGTTTGAGGGTGCTGATGGCTATGAGCCCGAGGATCACCGAAATGATCCAGAATCTGACGATCACCTTGGATTCCTGCCAGCCTCCGAGTTCGAAATGGTGGTGCAGAGGGGCCATGCGGAAGATCCTTCTCCCATTGGTCGCCTTGAAGTATCCGACCTGCATGATGACGGAGAGTGCCTCAAGGACGAATACCCCGCCCACAATGAGAAGCAGG
It contains:
- the murD gene encoding UDP-N-acetylmuramoyl-L-alanine--D-glutamate ligase → MLPKPEVHTPDGKKVLVLGAGRSGQAAARWLHSQGAHVTVSDLHPLDAWPFTFISFCKENGIGIEAGANRVETAIRSDLVVVSPGIPLTIPAISEARLRGIPVRGELDLAISHWKGPILALTGTNGKTTTTALTGAMLEAAGIDHRVAGNIGTPLSCFLDGHTEKTVAVLEVSSFQLDAIPDGALIPPVRGVAWLNLAPDHLDRYPDLDSYGRSKARILDLAGQDGCRILNRDDPQLAPWILKSPGCILTFGHGAGLDAGAAIWQERIVVRWPDGATEEYPLERWSLPGRHNRENLAAAILLARLAGARPKDIQQTIGAFHAPAHRLEFVLTRDGISYYNDSKATNVASVLRALDAIDRPIVLIAGGRGKGEDYTPLLEKGLGRLRAVVAFGEEAESIHRVFDGHVPISRIQGETSGRAVMHAAVRMAEGYARPGDVILLAPACASFDLFSNFEERGCVFMEAVRAGEAVDA